One segment of Bradyrhizobium sp. CB2312 DNA contains the following:
- a CDS encoding IS110 family transposase, with amino-acid sequence MKQVSTIGLDLAKHVFQVHGADTEGSPVFNRKLRRSEVLRFFEKLPPCLVGMKACGSAHYWAREIAALGHEVRLIPPAYVKPFVKRGKTDAADAEAISEAVTRKTMRFVPIKTAEQQAAAMVLKTRALLVRQRTQAVNALRAHLAELGIIATAGLAKVEALIAIVRDETDARLPAAARFALRAIADEIEASADQIERLERAIVVETKHDEDMRRLTTIPGVGAITAATIKALVPDPGGFKSARHFAAWLGLTPRPHSSGGKERLGGISKMGNPELRSLLVVGATAVLRVVRNDARARPWLKALLARRPFKVAAVAQANKTARIIWALLNKGGTYRRPDPLTAAAAVCWTQ; translated from the coding sequence GTGAAACAGGTTAGCACCATCGGGTTAGATTTGGCCAAGCACGTTTTCCAGGTTCACGGCGCGGATACGGAGGGCTCGCCCGTGTTCAACAGGAAATTGCGGCGCAGCGAGGTTCTGCGCTTCTTCGAGAAACTGCCACCATGCCTGGTGGGGATGAAAGCCTGCGGTAGCGCCCACTATTGGGCGCGCGAGATCGCAGCTCTCGGTCATGAGGTGCGGCTTATTCCGCCGGCTTATGTCAAACCCTTCGTAAAGCGAGGCAAAACGGATGCGGCGGACGCAGAGGCCATCAGCGAAGCGGTGACCCGCAAGACCATGCGCTTCGTCCCGATCAAGACGGCCGAGCAACAGGCTGCCGCGATGGTGCTGAAGACCCGCGCACTTCTAGTGCGGCAGCGAACGCAGGCGGTCAACGCGTTGCGCGCGCATCTGGCTGAATTGGGCATCATCGCCACCGCTGGCCTGGCAAAGGTTGAGGCGCTGATCGCAATCGTACGGGATGAGACAGATGCTCGCCTGCCCGCAGCAGCGCGCTTCGCGCTGAGGGCTATTGCCGACGAGATTGAAGCTTCAGCCGACCAAATCGAGAGGCTCGAGCGCGCGATTGTTGTGGAGACCAAGCACGACGAGGACATGCGTCGGTTGACCACGATACCTGGCGTCGGCGCCATCACGGCGGCGACGATCAAGGCGCTCGTGCCGGATCCCGGCGGGTTCAAGTCGGCTCGCCACTTTGCCGCCTGGCTCGGATTGACGCCGCGGCCTCATTCAAGCGGAGGCAAAGAGCGACTGGGAGGAATATCGAAGATGGGAAATCCGGAACTCCGCTCTCTGCTCGTTGTCGGGGCGACGGCCGTCTTGCGGGTTGTCCGAAACGACGCTCGGGCGCGGCCGTGGCTGAAGGCGCTTCTCGCCAGACGGCCCTTCAAGGTTGCCGCGGTCGCGCAGGCCAACAAGACGGCGCGGATCATCTGGGCGCTTCTGAACAAGGGCGGGACGTACCGACGTCCCGACCCGCTGACTGCCGCGGCCGCCGTCTGCTGGACGCAGTGA
- a CDS encoding LysR substrate-binding domain-containing protein has product MLSNVPISAIRAFEAAARTGSFRDAANELHLTPSAVSHAIRKLEDTLRTVLFERSARSVRLTPAGENLMRHTGAAFDQLRRGLEEVAARGPQLVRVHSAPSFAAQWLAPRLAQFLAAYPKLEVRLAANTDYARFSNDDFDIDIVYGPPRAEGVEIVPLPEETVTPLCSPALAKSIRNAADLLDRTLIRSDVKQVQWHQWFTANGLEAPALHGMRFDRSFLAIATAAEGLGVALESTLLAERELASGRLVAPLAGRANDIRYVGHRLICPRASRQRTAVRAFADWLVAQLAGATVGSSL; this is encoded by the coding sequence ATGCTGTCCAATGTTCCGATATCGGCAATTCGCGCCTTTGAAGCCGCTGCCCGCACTGGATCATTTCGCGATGCGGCGAATGAGCTTCACCTGACGCCCAGCGCGGTCAGTCATGCCATCCGCAAGTTGGAGGACACGCTTCGGACCGTATTGTTTGAGCGCAGCGCGCGATCCGTGCGGCTCACGCCAGCCGGCGAGAATCTGATGCGCCACACCGGAGCGGCTTTCGACCAACTCCGCCGCGGTCTCGAGGAAGTCGCCGCGCGCGGACCGCAACTGGTGCGCGTCCACTCAGCTCCGAGCTTTGCCGCGCAATGGTTGGCACCGCGGCTTGCACAATTTCTCGCCGCCTATCCGAAGCTCGAGGTTCGACTGGCTGCAAACACGGACTACGCGCGTTTCAGCAATGACGATTTTGATATCGACATTGTCTATGGTCCGCCGCGTGCTGAGGGCGTCGAAATTGTTCCTCTCCCCGAGGAGACGGTCACCCCGCTCTGCTCCCCGGCGCTTGCAAAGTCAATCAGGAATGCTGCCGATCTCCTCGATCGAACCCTTATCCGTTCCGACGTGAAGCAGGTTCAGTGGCACCAATGGTTCACGGCGAACGGATTGGAAGCACCTGCGCTCCACGGGATGAGGTTCGATCGCAGCTTTCTTGCAATCGCAACGGCTGCGGAGGGATTGGGAGTAGCGTTGGAATCAACGCTCCTGGCCGAACGCGAACTGGCGAGCGGGCGACTAGTTGCGCCGCTCGCAGGGCGAGCCAACGATATCCGCTACGTCGGCCATCGTCTGATCTGCCCGCGCGCCAGCCGACAGAGAACTGCGGTACGAGCCTTCGCGGATTGGCTCGTGGCGCAACTCGCTGGCGCGACCGTGGGTTCCTCGCTCTAA